In one Poecilia reticulata strain Guanapo linkage group LG8, Guppy_female_1.0+MT, whole genome shotgun sequence genomic region, the following are encoded:
- the svilc gene encoding supervillin isoform X1, which yields MSKAKKSLQSFEKQINTRINQRDMDASEKLVLEPRAERIARYKAERRRELAERYGDLEELPSKWVRRDGKELSNPATSARGGDLDSDGLGERVNGRTRDVTNGVKADGPAEPNYLRSQNCQDSANVPSEDGLLVHPGPDTPQLHTLVSVGQLRSSLLQQTEGGAGQEKLGPDPGQITSSLDLAAGSEGGRRRGRRYLQGSAGGRITSERFRTQPITANEMEESTGLLDADENDKKADVKTDDRAKMSVAAKMSLFKELEKSAASDSSGLLKPRSASSLHERRTRRNKDLRFLTQPITCEEVVSMSAPPAAVVPSGQSESVEVGDESCRMSMREKLALFNRLSGPGKNGSGPADGPPERRKQKGARYRTQPITVDEVSLLQKGPIQFPAFSLYPNLNDRQQASSVNLKPSEVPLTQPKSELLEPEPTQRGLQDHNSEPCLKGILKKSRPDDSEGSGTDGPELPPLNQQNGEDCTDLEMFGRTEGPEKPEPHRDTSVRVAPWRQRARDRRETPTQLPSDLDSQITSSVGNSSDAGTQGEEQSVGRLEEEDKPKQKAFVSVGNCSPNPQETAESLRGKEKSESPVLETPQCWDPVFASVFAINTPQYIMCFNQTDMCFEAQEVSSPTKSLIQPQWRQKSKEAEPELQMEEAEERKTEQQSNKQEAEMNIERRSPAETDSCEISNRNMDPSDASKETVLHIDPPHEETPADGLKISDGGFCGSLPPPPAGGPTPCGDVAATETDQDLTILCQSSTPILSSAVTEHRRAVRPSRRTQGSRNPLRALAAREDIRQDYMGERDNSAAEERGQAEKNCKNSSSPDSHPVTSSEREMSKSFPPFSNLMLIHIKGKRQVQVRVVEPSVRSLNSGDCFLLVDPDHCILWSGEFANKEERAKALELAAFIQSQRELGCLASQVVHLQEGLNSDGPEAADFWSLLGGRKQYRGAGAPEEDELFEQGVVESNCVYSLMEDRLVPHEQAWASIPSTALLDSSEVLVFDFGSEVYLWHGRDVSPSRRSVALQLTHQVWVGEYDYSNCRVNPLDPTQCNPSVQPRGEGRPSWALLAVVTENNETALFREKFLSPMCGSDDTAEVASEGNAMQSLPVEPPSSDFLTPCDIKALASGGLLEGDASVRTVLSGVDVHRGRGVITLEKGHAMELRTVSVDTWHVQEFDDSEIQVESTGQLHEGDSYVIRWTYSITAFDNRNSQDECGNVSKPQENTAFFLWRGRHSSVSGRDTAAFLSIGMNNQEDSQLVVPQGKEPPCFLQLFQGGLVIHKGKQEEPASTAADWRLFCVRGELPEEALLLEGDCCCSSLRSRGSVVLLNSQQGVLYLWTGCKAHSSTREVSKRAVERLTEMSLSELGLCRSNPVTVHFVEEGSEPSDFWAALGQMDRKAYDCMLQDPGKYNFTPRLFHLSASSGRFEAEELRSPIRLPGVVMAMPFVQESLYSVPQPALFLLDNRLEVYLWQRGQPEQTESSAAAWSLWHSERKCAMQTTLQYCKEINPRRPPQAYLIFEGSEPLTFTNVFPRWERNHGPLTQRDSGEVKLTLVQDALAQLMKAQYPVEELLRSPLPAGVDPQHLEVYLSDQDFQAVLEMKRDEYASLPSWKQTDLKKSKGLFY from the exons Atgagcaaagcaaaaaaaagtcttcag TCATTTGAGAAACAGATAAACACCAGAATCAATCAGAGGGACATGGATGCATCAGAGAAGCTGGTTCTGGAGCCCAGAGCAGAGCGGATCGCCCGCTACAAGGCCGAGAGGAGGCGAGAGCTGGCCGAACGCTACGGAGACTTGGAGGAGCTTCCATCCAAGTGGGTGAGACGGGATGGAAAGGAGCTGAGCAACCCAGCGACCTCAGCACGTGGCGGGGACTTAGACTCAGACGGCCTCGGTGAAAGAGTGAACGGCAGAACCCGAGACGTTACAAATGGAGTCAAGGCCGACGGTCCTGCAGAGCCGAACTACCTGAGAAG CCAGAATTGCCAAGATTCTGCCAACGTCCCAAGTGAGGACGGGCTCCTTGTCCATCCAGGACCCGATACCCCGCAGCTCCACACTCTGGTGTCGGTGGGCCAGTTGAGGAGTTCCCTCCTCCAGCAGACAGAGGGCGGCGCAGGCCAGGAGAAACT TGGCCCCGATCCTGGCCAAATCACATCCTCTCTGGACCTGGCGGCTGGTTCTGAGGGAGGCCGGCGACGGGGCAGGCGCTACCTTCAGGGGTCAGCAGGGGGTCGCATAACCAGCGAGCGCTTCAGGacacagccaatcacagccaaCGAGATGGAGGAGAGCACCGG GCTCTTGGATGCAgatgaaaatgacaagaaaG CGGATGTGAAAACAGACGACAGAGCCAAAATGAGCGTGGCTGCCAAGATGTCTCTGTTTAAA GAACTGGAGAAGTCAGCTGCCTCCGACTCCTCAGGTCTGTTGAAGCCTCGCTCAGCCAGCAGCTTACATGAGCGGAGGACCCGACGTAACAAAGACCTCCGCTTTCTCACTCAGCCAATCACCTGCGAGGAAGTGGTTTCAATGAG tgctcctcctgcagcagtgGTCCCGTCTGGACAGTCTGAGTCAGTGGAGGTCGGAGATGAGAGCTGCAGGATGAGCATGAGGGAGAAGCTGGCCCTGTTCAACAGGCTGTCCGGACCTGGAAAGAACGGTTCCGGTCCCGCCGACGGACCACCAGAGAGGCGGAAACAGAAAGGAGCCCGGTACCGCACCCAGCCCATCACCGTGGACGAAGTCAGTCTG CTTCAGAAAGGCCCCATTCAGTTTCCCGCCTTCAGTTTGTACCCAAATCTGAATGACAGACAGCAGGCCTCGTCTGTTAACCTGAAACCCAGCGAGGTGCCCCTCACACAACCAAAGTCCGAACttttagaaccagaaccaacgcAACGGGGCTTGCAGGATCACAACTCTGAGCCGTGCTTGAAGGGGATCCTGAAGAAGAGCCGCCCCGACGACTCTGAGGGGAGCGGGACCGACGGGCCGGAGCTGCCGCCGCTCAACCAGCAGAATGGTGAAGACTGCACAGATCTGGAGATGTTTGGGAGGACAGAAGGACCCGAGAAGCCGGAGCCACACAGAGACACATCAGTCAGAGTAGCTCCATGGAGGCAGAGAGCTCGAGACAGGAGGGAGACCCCGACACAACTCCCATCTGATCTGGATTCACAGATCACTTCCTCTGTGGGAAACAGCTCTGATGCTGG AACACAAGGTGAAGAGCAGAGTGTTGGGAGGCTTGAGGAAGAAgacaaacccaaacaaaaagCTTTCGTTTCCGTCGGAAATTGTTCACCGAATCCACAAGAAACAGCAGAATCACTGAGAGGAAAA gaGAAATCAGAAAGCCCTGTTCTTGAGACGCCTCAGTGCTGG GATCCTGTCTTTGCGTCTGTCTTTGCTATCAATACACCCCAATATATCATGTGTTTTAATCAG ACCGACATGTGCTTTGAGGCCCAGGAAGTCTCCTCTCCCACAAAGAGCCTGATCCAACCGCAGTGGAGACAGAAG AGTAAAGAAGCTGAGCCTGAGCTTCAGATGGAAGAAGCTGAAGAGAGGAAAACCGAGCAGCAGAGCAACAAGCAGGAAGCTGAGATGAACATCGAGAGAA GATCTCCTGCTGAAACGGACAGTTGTGAGATTTCCAACAGGAACATGGACCCCAGTGATGCTTCAAAAG agACCGTCCTGCACATCGACCCTCCTCATGAAGAGACGCCTGCTGATGGTTTGAAGATATCGGACGGAGGTTTCTGCGGCAGCCTGCCGCCTCCTCCAGCTGGGGGCCCCACACCATGCGGCGATGTTGCTGCTACGGAGACGGATCAGGACCTCACTATCCTCTGCCAAAGCAGCACGCCCAT ACTCAGCTCAGCGGTCACAGAGCACAGACGGGCGGTACGTCCGTCCCGTCGGACTCAGGGCTCCAGAAACCCGCTGAGGGCTCTGGCGGCCAGAGAGGACATCAGGCAGGACTACATGGGGGAAAGGGACAACAGTGCTGCAGAGGAGAGGGGCCAAGCAGAAAAAA ATTGTAAAAACTCTTCCTCACCAGATTCACATCCTGTCACATCCTCAGAGAGGGAGATGAGCAAGTCTTTCCCTCCGTTCAGCAACCTGATGCTTATTCACATCAAag GGAAGCGGCAGGTCCAGGTACGTGTGGTCGAACCCTCGGTCCGATCGCTGAACAGCGGAGACTGCTTCCTGCTCGTCGATCCCGATCATTGCATCCTGTGGAGCGGAGAGTTTGCCAACAAGGAGGAGAGAGCCAAG gctcTTGAGCTGGCCGCCTTCATCCAGAGCCAAAGGGAGCTCGGCTGTCTCGCCTCCCAGGTTGTCCACCTGCAGGAAGGGCTGAACTCTGACGGCCCTGAAGCTGCAGACTTCTGGAGTCTTCTTGGAGGAAGAAAACAGTACAGAG GTGCTGGTGCTCCAGAGGAGGATGAGCTGTTTGAACAAGGCGTAGTGGAGTCCAACTGTGTGTACAGCCTAATGGAGGACAGACTGGTGCCTCATGAACAGGCCTGGGCCTCCATCCCCAGCACCGCCCTGCTGGACTCCTCTGAG GTCCTGGTGTTTGATTTTGGCAGCGAGGTGTATCTGTGGCATGGACGCGATGTTTCACCCAGCAGGAGGAGCGTTGCTCTCCAGCTGACTCACCAGGTGTGGGTTGGAGAGTACGACTACAGCAACTGTCGAGTCAACCCACTGGATCCCACTCAGTGCAACCCCAGCGTTCAGCC GAGGGGAGAGGGCCGTCCCAGCTGGGCCCTGCTCGCCGTGGTTACCGAGAACAACGAGACGGCGCTGTTCAGGGAGAAGTTCCTGAGCCCGATGTGTGGAAGCGACGACACAGCGGAGGTCGCTTCAGAGGGGAATGCAATGCAG tcCCTCCCTGTTGAACCACCATCATCAGACTTCCTGACTCCCTGCGACATTAAAGCTCTGGCGTCCGGCGGGCTGCTGGAAGGAGACGCCTCAGTCCGGACCGTTCTGTCCGGGGTTGATGTTCATCGAGGACGGGGTGTCATCACCCTGGAGAAAGGCCATGCGATGGAGCTGAGGACCGTTTCCGTGGATACCTGGCACGTCCAGGAGTTTGACGACAGTGAAATTCAAGTGGAGAGCACGGGGCAGCTTCACGAAGGAGATTCCTACGTGATCCGCTGGACGTACAGCATCACTGCGTTTG ACAACAGGAATAGCCAGGATGAGTGTGGGAATGTTTCCAAACCACAGGAGAACACGGCGTTCTTCCTGTGGCGAGGACGGCATTCCAGTGTCAGCGGACGGGACACGGCAGCTTTTCTATCCATCGGGATGAACAACCAGGAAGACTCACAA ctgGTTGTTCCTCAGGGTAAGGAACCCCCCTGTTTCCTGCAGCTTTTCCAGGGAGGTCTGGTCATTCACAAGGGAAAGCAAGAGGAACCCGCCTCCACCGCAG CAGACTGGCGTCTGTTTTGCGTGCGAGGGGAGCTCCCAGAGGAGGCCTTACTGCTGGAGGGGGATTGCTGCTGTTCCAGCCTGAGGTCGAGGGGCTCCGTCGTCCTGCTGAACAGCCAGCAGGGGGTGCTGTATCTCTGGACCGGCTGTAAAGCCCACAGCAGCACCCGAGAAGTTAGTAAGAGGGCAGTGGAGCGTCTCACTGAAAT GAGTCTGTCAGAACTGGGCCTCTGCAGAAGCAACCCTGTGACGGTGCATTTTGTAGAGGAAGGTTCAGAGCCCTCAGACTTCTGGGCCGCTTTGGGCCAGATGGACAGAAAGGCCTATGACTGCATGCTGCAAG ATCCTGGAAAGTACAACTTCACTCCCCGCCTTTTCCATCTGAGTGCCTCTTCTGGCAGATTTGAAGCGGAGGAGCTCCGGAGTCCGATCCGGCTGCCAGGGGTCGTGATGGCGATGCCCTTTGTCCAGGAAAGCCTGTACTCTGTTCCTCAACCAG CCTTATTCCTGCTTGACAACCGGTTAGAGGTCTACCTGTGGCAGAGAGGTCAGCCTGAGCAAACGGAGAGCTCTGCTGCAGCCTGGAGCCTCTGGCACAGCGAGAGAAAGTGTGCCATGCAGACGACTCTGCAGTACTGCAAAG AGATAAACCCGAGAAGGCCCCCACAGGCTTACCTCATCTTTGAGGGATCAGAGCCTCTCACCTTCACTAATGTCTTCCCCCGCTGGGAGAGGAACCATGGACCTCTCACACAG AGGGACTCGGGGGAAGTGAAGCTGACCTTGGTGCAGGACGCCCTGGCCCAGCTCATGAAGGCCCAGTACCCTGTGGAAGAGCTGCTGCGGAGCCCCTTACCTGCAGGCGTCGACCCGCAGCACCTGGAGGTCTACCTGTCTGACCAGGACTTCCAG GCTGTTTTGGAAATGAAGCGGGATGAATACGCCTCSCTTCCCAGCTGGAAGCAAACTGatctgaagaaaagcaaaggGTTGTTTTATTAG
- the svilc gene encoding supervillin isoform X6 — translation MSKAKKSLQSFEKQINTRINQRDMDASEKLVLEPRAERIARYKAERRRELAERYGDLEELPSKWVRRDGKELSNPATSARGGDLDSDGLGERVNGRTRDVTNGVKADGPAEPNYLRSQNCQDSANVPSEDGLLVHPGPDTPQLHTLVSVGQLRSSLLQQTEGGAGQEKLGPDPGQITSSLDLAAGSEGGRRRGRRYLQGSAGGRITSERFRTQPITANEMEESTGLLDADENDKKADVKTDDRAKMSVAAKMSLFKELEKSAASDSSGLLKPRSASSLHERRTRRNKDLRFLTQPITCEEVVSMSAPPAAVVPSGQSESVEVGDESCRMSMREKLALFNRLSGPGKNGSGPADGPPERRKQKGARYRTQPITVDEVSLLQKGPIQFPAFSLYPNLNDRQQASSVNLKPSEVPLTQPKSELLEPEPTQRGLQDHNSEPCLKGILKKSRPDDSEGSGTDGPELPPLNQQNGEDCTDLEMFGRTEGPEKPEPHRDTSVRVAPWRQRARDRRETPTQLPSDLDSQITSSVGNSSDAGTQGEEQSVGRLEEEDKPKQKAFVSVGNCSPNPQETAESLRGKEKSESPVLETPQCWDPVFASVFAINTPQYIMCFNQTDMCFEAQEVSSPTKSLIQPQWRQKSKEAEPELQMEEAEERKTEQQSNKQEAEMNIERRSPAETDSCEISNRNMDPSDASKETVLHIDPPHEETPADGLKISDGGFCGSLPPPPAGGPTPCGDVAATETDQDLTILCQSSTPILSSAVTEHRRAVRPSRRTQGSRNPLRALAAREDIRQDYMGERDNSAAEERGQAEKNCKNSSSPDSHPVTSSEREMSKSFPPFSNLMLIHIKGKRQVQVRVVEPSVRSLNSGDCFLLVDPDHCILWSGEFANKEERAKALELAAFIQSQRELGCLASQVVHLQEGLNSDGPEAADFWSLLGGRKQYRGAGAPEEDELFEQGVVESNCVYSLMEDRLVPHEQAWASIPSTALLDSSEVLVFDFGSEVYLWHGRDVSPSRRSVALQLTHQVWVGEYDYSNCRVNPLDPTQCNPSVQPRGEGRPSWALLAVVTENNETALFREKFLSPMCGSDDTAEVASEGNAMQSLPVEPPSSDFLTPCDIKALASGGLLEGDASVRTVLSGVDVHRGRGVITLEKGHAMELRTVSVDTWHVQEFDDSEIQVESTGQLHEGDSYVIRWTYSITAFDNRNSQDECGNVSKPQENTAFFLWRGRHSSVSGRDTAAFLSIGMNNQEDSQLVVPQGKEPPCFLQLFQGGLVIHKGKQEEPASTAADWRLFCVRGELPEEALLLEGDCCCSSLRSRGSVVLLNSQQGVLYLWTGCKAHSSTREESVRTGPLQKQPCDGAFCRGRFRALRLLGRFGPDGQKGL, via the exons Atgagcaaagcaaaaaaaagtcttcag TCATTTGAGAAACAGATAAACACCAGAATCAATCAGAGGGACATGGATGCATCAGAGAAGCTGGTTCTGGAGCCCAGAGCAGAGCGGATCGCCCGCTACAAGGCCGAGAGGAGGCGAGAGCTGGCCGAACGCTACGGAGACTTGGAGGAGCTTCCATCCAAGTGGGTGAGACGGGATGGAAAGGAGCTGAGCAACCCAGCGACCTCAGCACGTGGCGGGGACTTAGACTCAGACGGCCTCGGTGAAAGAGTGAACGGCAGAACCCGAGACGTTACAAATGGAGTCAAGGCCGACGGTCCTGCAGAGCCGAACTACCTGAGAAG CCAGAATTGCCAAGATTCTGCCAACGTCCCAAGTGAGGACGGGCTCCTTGTCCATCCAGGACCCGATACCCCGCAGCTCCACACTCTGGTGTCGGTGGGCCAGTTGAGGAGTTCCCTCCTCCAGCAGACAGAGGGCGGCGCAGGCCAGGAGAAACT TGGCCCCGATCCTGGCCAAATCACATCCTCTCTGGACCTGGCGGCTGGTTCTGAGGGAGGCCGGCGACGGGGCAGGCGCTACCTTCAGGGGTCAGCAGGGGGTCGCATAACCAGCGAGCGCTTCAGGacacagccaatcacagccaaCGAGATGGAGGAGAGCACCGG GCTCTTGGATGCAgatgaaaatgacaagaaaG CGGATGTGAAAACAGACGACAGAGCCAAAATGAGCGTGGCTGCCAAGATGTCTCTGTTTAAA GAACTGGAGAAGTCAGCTGCCTCCGACTCCTCAGGTCTGTTGAAGCCTCGCTCAGCCAGCAGCTTACATGAGCGGAGGACCCGACGTAACAAAGACCTCCGCTTTCTCACTCAGCCAATCACCTGCGAGGAAGTGGTTTCAATGAG tgctcctcctgcagcagtgGTCCCGTCTGGACAGTCTGAGTCAGTGGAGGTCGGAGATGAGAGCTGCAGGATGAGCATGAGGGAGAAGCTGGCCCTGTTCAACAGGCTGTCCGGACCTGGAAAGAACGGTTCCGGTCCCGCCGACGGACCACCAGAGAGGCGGAAACAGAAAGGAGCCCGGTACCGCACCCAGCCCATCACCGTGGACGAAGTCAGTCTG CTTCAGAAAGGCCCCATTCAGTTTCCCGCCTTCAGTTTGTACCCAAATCTGAATGACAGACAGCAGGCCTCGTCTGTTAACCTGAAACCCAGCGAGGTGCCCCTCACACAACCAAAGTCCGAACttttagaaccagaaccaacgcAACGGGGCTTGCAGGATCACAACTCTGAGCCGTGCTTGAAGGGGATCCTGAAGAAGAGCCGCCCCGACGACTCTGAGGGGAGCGGGACCGACGGGCCGGAGCTGCCGCCGCTCAACCAGCAGAATGGTGAAGACTGCACAGATCTGGAGATGTTTGGGAGGACAGAAGGACCCGAGAAGCCGGAGCCACACAGAGACACATCAGTCAGAGTAGCTCCATGGAGGCAGAGAGCTCGAGACAGGAGGGAGACCCCGACACAACTCCCATCTGATCTGGATTCACAGATCACTTCCTCTGTGGGAAACAGCTCTGATGCTGG AACACAAGGTGAAGAGCAGAGTGTTGGGAGGCTTGAGGAAGAAgacaaacccaaacaaaaagCTTTCGTTTCCGTCGGAAATTGTTCACCGAATCCACAAGAAACAGCAGAATCACTGAGAGGAAAA gaGAAATCAGAAAGCCCTGTTCTTGAGACGCCTCAGTGCTGG GATCCTGTCTTTGCGTCTGTCTTTGCTATCAATACACCCCAATATATCATGTGTTTTAATCAG ACCGACATGTGCTTTGAGGCCCAGGAAGTCTCCTCTCCCACAAAGAGCCTGATCCAACCGCAGTGGAGACAGAAG AGTAAAGAAGCTGAGCCTGAGCTTCAGATGGAAGAAGCTGAAGAGAGGAAAACCGAGCAGCAGAGCAACAAGCAGGAAGCTGAGATGAACATCGAGAGAA GATCTCCTGCTGAAACGGACAGTTGTGAGATTTCCAACAGGAACATGGACCCCAGTGATGCTTCAAAAG agACCGTCCTGCACATCGACCCTCCTCATGAAGAGACGCCTGCTGATGGTTTGAAGATATCGGACGGAGGTTTCTGCGGCAGCCTGCCGCCTCCTCCAGCTGGGGGCCCCACACCATGCGGCGATGTTGCTGCTACGGAGACGGATCAGGACCTCACTATCCTCTGCCAAAGCAGCACGCCCAT ACTCAGCTCAGCGGTCACAGAGCACAGACGGGCGGTACGTCCGTCCCGTCGGACTCAGGGCTCCAGAAACCCGCTGAGGGCTCTGGCGGCCAGAGAGGACATCAGGCAGGACTACATGGGGGAAAGGGACAACAGTGCTGCAGAGGAGAGGGGCCAAGCAGAAAAAA ATTGTAAAAACTCTTCCTCACCAGATTCACATCCTGTCACATCCTCAGAGAGGGAGATGAGCAAGTCTTTCCCTCCGTTCAGCAACCTGATGCTTATTCACATCAAag GGAAGCGGCAGGTCCAGGTACGTGTGGTCGAACCCTCGGTCCGATCGCTGAACAGCGGAGACTGCTTCCTGCTCGTCGATCCCGATCATTGCATCCTGTGGAGCGGAGAGTTTGCCAACAAGGAGGAGAGAGCCAAG gctcTTGAGCTGGCCGCCTTCATCCAGAGCCAAAGGGAGCTCGGCTGTCTCGCCTCCCAGGTTGTCCACCTGCAGGAAGGGCTGAACTCTGACGGCCCTGAAGCTGCAGACTTCTGGAGTCTTCTTGGAGGAAGAAAACAGTACAGAG GTGCTGGTGCTCCAGAGGAGGATGAGCTGTTTGAACAAGGCGTAGTGGAGTCCAACTGTGTGTACAGCCTAATGGAGGACAGACTGGTGCCTCATGAACAGGCCTGGGCCTCCATCCCCAGCACCGCCCTGCTGGACTCCTCTGAG GTCCTGGTGTTTGATTTTGGCAGCGAGGTGTATCTGTGGCATGGACGCGATGTTTCACCCAGCAGGAGGAGCGTTGCTCTCCAGCTGACTCACCAGGTGTGGGTTGGAGAGTACGACTACAGCAACTGTCGAGTCAACCCACTGGATCCCACTCAGTGCAACCCCAGCGTTCAGCC GAGGGGAGAGGGCCGTCCCAGCTGGGCCCTGCTCGCCGTGGTTACCGAGAACAACGAGACGGCGCTGTTCAGGGAGAAGTTCCTGAGCCCGATGTGTGGAAGCGACGACACAGCGGAGGTCGCTTCAGAGGGGAATGCAATGCAG tcCCTCCCTGTTGAACCACCATCATCAGACTTCCTGACTCCCTGCGACATTAAAGCTCTGGCGTCCGGCGGGCTGCTGGAAGGAGACGCCTCAGTCCGGACCGTTCTGTCCGGGGTTGATGTTCATCGAGGACGGGGTGTCATCACCCTGGAGAAAGGCCATGCGATGGAGCTGAGGACCGTTTCCGTGGATACCTGGCACGTCCAGGAGTTTGACGACAGTGAAATTCAAGTGGAGAGCACGGGGCAGCTTCACGAAGGAGATTCCTACGTGATCCGCTGGACGTACAGCATCACTGCGTTTG ACAACAGGAATAGCCAGGATGAGTGTGGGAATGTTTCCAAACCACAGGAGAACACGGCGTTCTTCCTGTGGCGAGGACGGCATTCCAGTGTCAGCGGACGGGACACGGCAGCTTTTCTATCCATCGGGATGAACAACCAGGAAGACTCACAA ctgGTTGTTCCTCAGGGTAAGGAACCCCCCTGTTTCCTGCAGCTTTTCCAGGGAGGTCTGGTCATTCACAAGGGAAAGCAAGAGGAACCCGCCTCCACCGCAG CAGACTGGCGTCTGTTTTGCGTGCGAGGGGAGCTCCCAGAGGAGGCCTTACTGCTGGAGGGGGATTGCTGCTGTTCCAGCCTGAGGTCGAGGGGCTCCGTCGTCCTGCTGAACAGCCAGCAGGGGGTGCTGTATCTCTGGACCGGCTGTAAAGCCCACAGCAGCACCCGAGAA GAGTCTGTCAGAACTGGGCCTCTGCAGAAGCAACCCTGTGACGGTGCATTTTGTAGAGGAAGGTTCAGAGCCCTCAGACTTCTGGGCCGCTTTGGGCCAGATGGACAGAAAGGCCTATGA